One Streptomyces lincolnensis genomic region harbors:
- a CDS encoding streptophobe family protein codes for MSASMSVGAAKPGTRLPWGDILLSAIAAVSWALIGMAGTAALGLHLLGADTTASLGPMTAAVVALGAGGSVTPSGDVSAFGLSGAQAATAIEITPLGVGLVGALLLSWFFLRSLRTAGVVIAPSELLARAGAVIALFVAMLGGLAWAGHDVITIDGSALGLDDLPGGSGGGGVEIPGVGDIGDIGGLLPDRIGDLVDAQAAVGFTVDTAPTLLGGLGWCAGVLLIALLASRRTPLPHGWEAVHRVVRPAASALVTVLLMAVAAGFAAAAYAAIGDDNPKRIAGAALLGAPNGVWLGIPIGLFVPFDGRATGVLTNFLPDPLDRLLNSESDQSVTLGRLAELDGRVWLLGIGAAMMMLLAGVLTAVRTPVAEPARSGARPGARPGAVVRDPGAVRFAGRCALRLGVATALAMPLLAWLTEVAVDASLSVLGFNAFGAGIKLDGNLGMALLLGALWGAVAGAAGALLARATGAAGQRTAALALGDVGAGAPGRGSGWSAEGAGEGGLGAGGVGGAVGPGYGGGAGVGPPGGGARGSQSGPYSSGSSYRPPNPATNPYLRMPEGIVREPEDARPPGAEQARGGAGSSGEARSASRDARSAEEASSWPDVSQSPGDGMYGAPTVARPVDPPPRSPHGPGRMPEEDGPSSGSNQPAKRRRPPPPPPSPPPPAPRGPKGRR; via the coding sequence ATGAGTGCGTCCATGAGCGTCGGGGCGGCGAAGCCCGGCACGAGGCTGCCGTGGGGGGACATCCTGTTGTCCGCGATCGCCGCGGTGAGCTGGGCGTTGATCGGGATGGCGGGGACGGCGGCGCTCGGTCTGCATCTGCTGGGGGCGGACACGACGGCCTCGCTCGGCCCGATGACCGCGGCGGTGGTGGCTCTTGGGGCGGGTGGTTCGGTCACTCCGTCCGGCGATGTGTCCGCGTTCGGCCTGTCGGGCGCCCAGGCGGCGACCGCCATCGAGATCACGCCACTCGGTGTCGGACTGGTGGGTGCGCTCCTTTTGTCATGGTTCTTCCTACGGTCCCTGCGCACGGCCGGGGTGGTGATCGCACCGTCCGAACTCCTCGCGCGGGCGGGCGCGGTGATCGCGCTGTTCGTGGCGATGCTGGGCGGGCTGGCCTGGGCCGGGCACGACGTCATCACGATCGACGGGAGCGCGCTGGGGCTCGACGACCTGCCCGGCGGAAGCGGGGGCGGCGGTGTCGAGATCCCCGGGGTCGGCGACATCGGCGACATCGGGGGGCTGCTGCCCGACCGGATCGGCGACCTCGTCGACGCGCAGGCCGCCGTGGGGTTCACCGTGGACACCGCGCCGACGCTGCTCGGCGGCCTCGGCTGGTGCGCCGGGGTCCTGCTGATCGCGCTGCTGGCCTCACGCCGTACGCCCCTCCCCCACGGCTGGGAAGCCGTCCACCGGGTGGTACGGCCTGCCGCGTCCGCCCTGGTCACGGTGTTGCTGATGGCGGTGGCCGCCGGGTTCGCGGCGGCGGCGTACGCGGCGATCGGTGACGACAACCCCAAGCGGATCGCGGGCGCCGCGCTGCTGGGCGCGCCGAACGGGGTGTGGCTGGGCATTCCGATCGGTCTGTTCGTGCCGTTCGACGGCCGGGCGACGGGGGTGCTGACGAACTTCCTGCCCGATCCGCTCGACCGGTTGCTGAACTCCGAGTCCGACCAGTCCGTGACGCTGGGGCGGCTGGCGGAGCTGGACGGGCGGGTGTGGCTGCTGGGGATCGGCGCGGCGATGATGATGCTGCTCGCCGGGGTGCTGACGGCGGTGCGGACGCCGGTGGCGGAGCCCGCGCGGTCCGGTGCACGGCCTGGTGCACGGCCCGGTGCGGTCGTACGGGATCCGGGTGCCGTGCGGTTCGCGGGCCGGTGCGCGCTGCGGCTGGGGGTCGCCACGGCTCTGGCCATGCCGCTGCTCGCCTGGCTGACCGAGGTCGCGGTGGACGCCTCCCTGTCCGTCCTGGGCTTCAACGCCTTCGGCGCCGGGATCAAGCTCGACGGGAACCTCGGGATGGCCCTGCTGCTGGGTGCCCTGTGGGGCGCGGTCGCGGGGGCGGCGGGGGCGCTGCTCGCCCGTGCCACGGGGGCGGCGGGGCAGCGGACCGCGGCGCTGGCACTGGGTGACGTGGGGGCGGGGGCGCCTGGGCGGGGTTCCGGGTGGTCGGCCGAGGGTGCCGGTGAGGGTGGGCTCGGTGCGGGTGGTGTCGGCGGTGCGGTCGGGCCGGGGTACGGGGGCGGGGCCGGGGTGGGGCCGCCGGGTGGTGGGGCGCGGGGGAGCCAGTCCGGGCCGTACTCCTCGGGTTCGTCCTACCGGCCGCCGAATCCGGCGACCAATCCCTATCTGCGGATGCCCGAAGGGATCGTCCGGGAGCCGGAGGACGCCCGGCCGCCCGGAGCGGAGCAGGCCCGTGGGGGCGCCGGGTCCTCCGGAGAGGCGCGTTCGGCCTCACGCGATGCCCGCTCGGCCGAGGAGGCGTCGTCGTGGCCGGATGTCTCGCAGTCGCCCGGTGACGGGATGTACGGCGCTCCGACGGTGGCCCGGCCGGTCGATCCGCCGCCTCGGTCGCCCCATGGGCCGGGACGGATGCCGGAGGAGGACGGGCCGTCTTCCGGGTCGAACCAGCCGGCCAAGCGGCGCCGGCCCCCGCCTCCTCCCCCGTCGCCGCCTCCCCCCGCTCCGAGGGGACCGAAGGGACGGCGGTGA
- the serB gene encoding phosphoserine phosphatase SerB produces MSASQTSIAASISDVPTLLVKIFGKDRPGITAGLFDTLAAFSVDVVDIEQVVTRGRMVLCALVTAPPRGLEGDLRSTVHSWAESVKMQAEIISGRGDNRPRGLGRSLVTVLGHPLTAEATGAVAGRITRTGGNIDRIFRLAKYPVTAVEFAVSGVETEPLRTALVTDAAKLGVDVAVVAAGLHRRAQRLIVMDVDSTLIQDEVIELFAAHAGCEAEVAEVTAAAMRGELDFEQSLHARVALLKGLDASVVDKVRSEVRLTPGARTLIRTLKRLGYQVGVVSGGFTQVTDDLKDRLGLDFAHANTLEIAEGRLTGRVTGEIVDRAGKARLLRRFAAEAGVPLAQTVAIGDGANDLDMLNAAGLGVAFNAKPVVREAAHTAVNFPFLDTVLYLLGVTREEVEAADMHDED; encoded by the coding sequence ATGAGTGCTTCGCAGACCTCGATCGCCGCCTCGATCTCCGATGTCCCCACCCTTCTCGTGAAGATCTTCGGGAAGGACAGGCCGGGCATCACGGCCGGACTCTTCGACACCCTCGCCGCCTTCTCCGTCGACGTGGTCGACATCGAGCAGGTCGTCACCCGTGGCCGCATGGTGCTGTGCGCGCTCGTGACCGCGCCGCCGCGCGGGCTGGAGGGTGATCTGCGGTCGACCGTCCACAGTTGGGCGGAGTCGGTGAAGATGCAGGCGGAGATCATCTCCGGCCGTGGTGACAACAGGCCGCGCGGGCTGGGCCGTTCCCTGGTCACGGTGCTCGGACACCCGCTCACCGCGGAGGCGACGGGGGCGGTGGCCGGTCGTATCACGCGGACCGGCGGCAACATCGACCGTATCTTCCGGCTCGCCAAGTACCCCGTGACCGCGGTGGAGTTCGCGGTGTCCGGTGTGGAGACCGAACCGCTGCGCACGGCCCTGGTGACCGACGCGGCGAAGCTCGGTGTCGATGTCGCGGTCGTCGCGGCGGGGCTGCACCGCCGGGCCCAGCGGCTGATCGTCATGGACGTGGACTCGACGCTCATCCAGGACGAGGTGATCGAGCTCTTCGCGGCGCACGCCGGGTGTGAGGCCGAGGTCGCCGAGGTGACGGCGGCGGCGATGCGCGGGGAGCTGGACTTCGAGCAGTCGCTGCACGCGCGCGTGGCGCTGCTCAAGGGGCTGGACGCCTCGGTGGTGGACAAGGTGCGCAGCGAGGTGCGGCTGACGCCGGGCGCGCGCACGCTGATCCGTACGCTGAAACGGCTCGGCTATCAAGTGGGTGTGGTGTCCGGCGGGTTCACCCAGGTCACGGACGACCTCAAGGACCGGCTCGGGCTGGACTTCGCCCATGCCAACACCCTGGAGATCGCCGAGGGCAGGCTGACCGGCCGGGTCACCGGGGAGATCGTGGACCGGGCGGGCAAGGCGCGGCTGCTGCGCCGGTTCGCCGCGGAGGCGGGCGTACCGCTGGCGCAGACGGTGGCGATCGGTGACGGCGCCAACGACCTGGACATGCTGAACGCGGCCGGGCTCGGGGTCGCCTTCAACGCCAAGCCGGTGGTGCGGGAGGCCGCGCACACCGCGGTGAACTTCCCCTTCCTGGACACGGTCCTGTATCTGCTGGGCGTCACCCGTGAAGAGGTCGAGGCGGCCGACATGCACGACGAGGACTGA
- a CDS encoding SixA phosphatase family protein, protein MSVAEPRRIVLFRHAKADWPQVTDHERPLADRGRKEAAEAGRRLTDTGLSLDLALCSTATRTRETWKLAVQEFPHRPKTVYEERIYEASPGELIALLNETPDDAQNVVLVGHNPGIQGLADILAGSAEGDARDRMSGRGFPAAAFAVLSFSGSWKALEPGVATLLEYWAPSD, encoded by the coding sequence ATGAGCGTCGCAGAACCCCGCAGGATTGTCCTCTTCCGGCATGCGAAGGCCGACTGGCCACAGGTGACCGACCATGAGCGGCCGCTCGCCGACCGGGGCCGCAAGGAAGCGGCGGAGGCCGGACGGAGGCTGACCGACACCGGTCTCTCCCTGGACCTGGCCCTGTGCTCCACGGCGACCCGGACCCGCGAGACCTGGAAGCTCGCCGTCCAGGAGTTCCCGCACCGGCCGAAAACGGTCTACGAGGAGCGGATCTACGAGGCCTCTCCCGGCGAACTGATCGCCCTGCTCAACGAGACCCCCGACGACGCGCAGAACGTCGTCCTGGTCGGCCACAACCCGGGCATCCAGGGCCTCGCCGACATCCTCGCCGGCTCGGCCGAGGGCGATGCCCGTGACCGGATGAGCGGCCGCGGCTTCCCGGCCGCCGCCTTCGCCGTCCTGTCCTTCAGCGGCTCCTGGAAGGCACTGGAGCCCGGCGTCGCCACGCTGCTGGAGTACTGGGCCCCCTCCGACTGA
- a CDS encoding SGM_5486 family transporter-associated protein, whose protein sequence is MPVLEPNPQNGQKKMLLVFGSFFAIFIVIAVIATIASP, encoded by the coding sequence ATGCCAGTGCTCGAGCCGAACCCCCAGAACGGCCAGAAGAAGATGCTGCTCGTCTTCGGCTCGTTCTTCGCCATCTTCATCGTCATCGCCGTCATCGCGACGATCGCCTCGCCCTGA
- a CDS encoding CynX/NimT family MFS transporter encodes MGLMAREETRTTQPTTVRTSATDPAVDVASDAQGDAQAAAMRAPRAWVVRLVVVAIVLSALNLRPAITSLGALLEEVRDGLGMSGGVAGLLTSMPPLCFALFGGMAPRLARRFGPSAVVCAGMLAITAGLLIRPYAGSTAGFLAASALALMGIAVSNVLMPVIVKRWFPDRVGSMTGLYSMAVALGTAAAAAVSVPMTDALGGNWQSGLALWAVLAAVAVVPWVPLLRDRGAAPDARGAASTAAKAPASSAGRTPAREEAAAPVRITRSRTAWALAVFFGLQATAAYITMGWMAQIFRDAGVPASTAGLLLAVTMVMGVPLAFVIPRLASRLPHQGPIVVALGVCGLAGYAGLYAAPAAGAWAWALLLGIANCAFPLALTMVGMRARTGVGVAQLSAFAQSTGYLISIPGPILVGVLYQSSGGWGLPIALMTGLMIPQMVVGVLAGRNRTVEDEAAR; translated from the coding sequence ATGGGTCTCATGGCGCGTGAGGAAACCCGGACGACGCAACCCACGACCGTACGCACGTCGGCCACCGACCCGGCCGTCGACGTGGCGTCGGATGCCCAGGGAGATGCCCAGGCGGCCGCGATGCGCGCCCCGCGCGCGTGGGTGGTGCGTCTGGTCGTCGTCGCCATCGTGCTGTCCGCCCTGAACCTCCGCCCGGCCATCACCAGCCTCGGCGCGCTCCTCGAAGAGGTCCGCGACGGACTCGGCATGAGCGGCGGCGTCGCCGGGCTCCTCACCTCCATGCCCCCGCTCTGTTTCGCCCTCTTCGGCGGCATGGCCCCCCGGCTGGCCCGCCGCTTCGGCCCGAGCGCCGTGGTGTGCGCGGGCATGCTCGCCATCACCGCGGGCCTGCTCATACGCCCGTACGCGGGGAGCACGGCCGGGTTCCTGGCCGCCAGCGCCCTGGCCCTGATGGGGATCGCGGTCAGCAACGTCCTGATGCCGGTCATCGTCAAGCGCTGGTTCCCGGACCGGGTCGGCTCCATGACCGGCCTGTACTCCATGGCGGTCGCCCTCGGCACCGCGGCGGCCGCCGCGGTGAGCGTGCCGATGACCGACGCCCTGGGCGGGAACTGGCAGTCCGGACTCGCCCTGTGGGCCGTCCTGGCGGCCGTGGCCGTGGTGCCGTGGGTCCCGCTCCTCCGGGACCGGGGGGCGGCCCCGGACGCGCGAGGCGCCGCCTCCACGGCCGCGAAGGCCCCCGCGTCATCGGCCGGGCGGACCCCCGCGCGCGAGGAGGCCGCCGCCCCCGTGCGGATCACCCGGAGCCGTACCGCCTGGGCGCTCGCCGTGTTCTTCGGGCTCCAGGCCACCGCCGCCTACATCACGATGGGCTGGATGGCGCAGATCTTCCGGGACGCGGGCGTTCCGGCGTCCACGGCCGGGCTGCTGCTGGCCGTCACCATGGTGATGGGCGTGCCGCTGGCCTTCGTCATCCCGCGCCTGGCCTCCCGGCTGCCGCACCAGGGCCCGATCGTGGTCGCGCTCGGCGTCTGCGGGCTCGCCGGATACGCCGGTCTCTACGCCGCCCCGGCCGCCGGCGCCTGGGCCTGGGCCCTCCTGCTCGGCATCGCCAACTGCGCCTTCCCGCTGGCGCTCACCATGGTCGGGATGCGGGCCAGGACCGGCGTCGGCGTCGCCCAGTTGTCGGCCTTCGCGCAGAGCACCGGCTATCTGATCTCCATCCCCGGCCCGATCCTGGTGGGCGTGCTCTACCAGAGCAGCGGCGGCTGGGGGCTGCCGATCGCCCTCATGACCGGCCTGATGATCCCGCAGATGGTGGTGGGCGTCCTGGCGGGGCGCAACCGCACGGTGGAGGACGAGGCGGCCCGCTGA
- a CDS encoding FadR/GntR family transcriptional regulator, whose product MPLSHPRRSALSEQVIAALRTQITSGEWPVGARIPTEPELVEQLGVARNTVREAVRALAHNGLLDIRQGSGTYVVATSELAGVMHRRFADADPRHIAELRSTLESSAARLAAVRRTEKDLKQLDALLVRREEAWESGDTEAFVAADATFHLAVVAASHNDVMTEMYADLGEVLRDWLREDVGEELTPETHMDHARLVDAIRTGDAAAAAEEAASYPFLCRPGRFSEPASGG is encoded by the coding sequence ATGCCTCTGAGTCATCCCCGTCGGTCGGCGCTGTCCGAGCAGGTCATCGCCGCGCTGCGGACCCAGATCACGTCGGGCGAGTGGCCGGTCGGTGCCCGGATCCCCACGGAACCCGAACTGGTCGAGCAGCTCGGCGTCGCCCGCAACACCGTCCGCGAGGCGGTCCGCGCGCTGGCGCACAACGGCCTGCTGGACATCCGCCAGGGCTCGGGAACGTATGTCGTGGCGACCAGTGAGCTGGCGGGTGTGATGCACCGCCGCTTCGCCGACGCCGACCCCCGGCACATCGCCGAGCTGCGGTCCACCCTGGAGTCGTCCGCCGCCCGGCTGGCCGCCGTACGGCGCACGGAGAAGGACCTCAAGCAGCTCGACGCGCTCCTGGTGCGGCGCGAGGAGGCCTGGGAGTCGGGCGACACGGAGGCCTTCGTGGCCGCGGACGCCACCTTCCACCTCGCGGTGGTGGCCGCCTCCCACAACGACGTGATGACCGAGATGTACGCCGACCTGGGCGAGGTGCTGCGGGACTGGCTGCGCGAGGACGTCGGCGAGGAGCTGACACCGGAGACGCACATGGACCACGCGCGGCTGGTCGACGCGATCCGGACCGGCGACGCGGCCGCGGCGGCCGAGGAGGCGGCCAGCTATCCGTTCCTGTGCCGTCCCGGGCGGTTCAGCGAGCCAGCTTCCGGTGGCTGA
- the fabI gene encoding enoyl-ACP reductase FabI — translation MSGILEGKRVLITGVLMESSIAFHAAKLAQEQGAEIILTAFPRPTLTERIAKKLPKPTKVIELDVSNDEHLARLADLVAEELGGLDGVVHSIGFAPQDALGGNFLNTPFESVATAMHVSAFSLKSLTMACLPLMQNGGSVVGLTFDAQYAWPQYDWMGPAKAALEATSRYMARDLGKQNIRCNLISAGPIGSMAAKSIPGFSDLAAVWDSRSPLEWDLKDPEPAGRGIVALLSDWFPKTTGEIIHVDGGLHAIGA, via the coding sequence ATGAGCGGAATTCTCGAGGGCAAGCGCGTCCTGATCACCGGTGTGCTGATGGAGTCCTCCATCGCCTTCCACGCCGCCAAGCTGGCCCAGGAGCAGGGCGCCGAGATCATCCTGACCGCCTTCCCGCGGCCCACGCTGACCGAGCGCATCGCCAAGAAGCTCCCCAAGCCCACCAAGGTCATCGAGCTCGACGTCAGCAACGACGAGCACCTGGCGCGGCTGGCCGACCTGGTCGCCGAGGAGCTGGGCGGCCTGGACGGCGTCGTGCACTCCATCGGCTTCGCCCCGCAGGACGCCCTCGGCGGCAACTTCCTCAACACGCCGTTCGAGTCCGTGGCCACCGCCATGCACGTCTCGGCGTTCTCCCTGAAGTCGCTGACCATGGCCTGTCTGCCGCTGATGCAGAACGGCGGCTCGGTCGTCGGCCTCACCTTCGACGCGCAGTACGCCTGGCCGCAGTACGACTGGATGGGCCCGGCCAAGGCCGCCCTGGAGGCCACCAGCCGCTACATGGCGCGTGACCTGGGCAAGCAGAACATCCGCTGCAACCTCATCTCCGCTGGCCCCATCGGCTCCATGGCCGCCAAGTCCATCCCGGGCTTCAGCGACCTGGCCGCCGTGTGGGACAGCCGCTCCCCGCTGGAGTGGGACCTGAAGGACCCGGAGCCGGCCGGCCGCGGCATCGTCGCCCTGCTGAGCGACTGGTTCCCGAAGACCACCGGCGAGATCATCCACGTCGACGGAGGCCTGCACGCCATCGGCGCGTGA
- the fabG gene encoding 3-oxoacyl-[acyl-carrier-protein] reductase — protein MSRSVLVTGGNRGIGLAIARAFADAGDKVAITYRSGEPPSGFLAVKCDITDTEQVEQAYKEIEAEHGPVEVLIANAGVTKDQLLMRMSEEDFTSVVDTNLTGTFRVVKRANRGMLRAKKGRVVLISSVVGLYGSPGQANYAASKAALVGFARSLARELGSRNITFNVVAPGFVDTDMTKVLTDEQRAGIVSQVPLGRYAQPEEIAATVRFLASDDASYITGAVIPVDGGLGMGH, from the coding sequence TTGAGCCGCTCGGTTCTCGTCACCGGAGGCAACCGGGGCATCGGCCTCGCCATCGCCCGCGCGTTCGCCGACGCCGGCGACAAGGTCGCCATCACGTACCGCTCGGGGGAGCCGCCGTCCGGCTTCCTGGCCGTGAAGTGCGACATCACCGACACCGAGCAGGTGGAGCAGGCCTACAAGGAGATCGAGGCCGAGCACGGCCCGGTCGAGGTCCTGATCGCCAACGCCGGCGTCACCAAGGACCAGCTCCTGATGCGGATGTCCGAGGAGGACTTCACCTCGGTCGTCGACACCAACCTCACCGGCACCTTCCGCGTGGTCAAGCGCGCCAACCGCGGCATGCTGCGCGCCAAGAAGGGCCGCGTCGTCCTGATCTCGTCGGTGGTCGGGCTGTACGGCTCGCCGGGGCAGGCGAACTACGCCGCCTCCAAGGCCGCCCTGGTCGGCTTCGCGCGTTCCCTCGCCCGTGAGCTGGGCTCGCGCAACATCACCTTCAACGTCGTCGCGCCCGGTTTCGTCGACACCGACATGACCAAGGTCCTCACCGACGAGCAGCGCGCGGGCATCGTGTCGCAGGTGCCGCTCGGCCGGTACGCGCAGCCGGAGGAGATCGCCGCGACGGTGCGGTTCCTCGCCTCGGACGACGCCTCGTACATCACTGGAGCCGTCATCCCCGTTGACGGCGGACTGGGAATGGGTCACTGA
- a CDS encoding TldD/PmbA family protein, producing MPHTIDEAFTALPLRALADAALARARALGADHADFRFERVRSASWRLRDARPSGTSDTTDLGYAVRVVHGGTWGFASGVDLTLDAAAKVASQAVQMAKLSAQVIRAAGSDERVELADEPVHADRTWISSYEIDPFSVPDEEKAALLAEWSARLLAADGVNHVDASLLTVHENKFYADTAGTVTTQQRVRLHPSLTAVSVDESSGEFDSMRTIAPPVGRGWEYLTGTGWDWDDELARIPELLAEKMRAPSVESGVYDLVVDPSNLWLTIHESIGHATELDRALGYEAAYAGTSFATFDQLGKLRYGSDLMNVTGDRTAEHGLATIGYDDEGVAGQSWDLVKDGTLVGYQLDRRIAKLTGFERSNGCAFADSPGHVPVQRMANVSLRPDPAGMSTEDLIGSVDRGIYVVGDRSWSIDMQRYNFQFTGQRFFRIENGRITGQLRDVAYQATTTDFWGSMAAVGGPQTYVLGGAFNCGKAQPGQVAAVSHGCPSALFKGVNILNTTQEAGR from the coding sequence GTGCCTCATACCATCGACGAAGCCTTCACGGCGCTCCCGCTACGTGCCCTCGCCGACGCCGCGCTGGCACGCGCGCGTGCGTTGGGGGCCGACCACGCGGACTTCCGGTTCGAGCGGGTGCGCAGTGCGTCCTGGCGGCTGCGGGACGCCAGGCCCTCCGGGACGTCGGACACCACCGACCTCGGGTACGCGGTGCGGGTCGTGCACGGCGGCACCTGGGGGTTCGCCTCGGGCGTGGACCTGACCCTGGACGCGGCCGCCAAGGTCGCCTCGCAGGCGGTGCAGATGGCGAAGCTGTCCGCGCAGGTGATCCGGGCGGCCGGGTCGGACGAGCGGGTGGAGCTGGCGGACGAGCCGGTGCACGCCGACAGGACGTGGATCTCGTCGTACGAGATCGATCCGTTCAGCGTGCCCGACGAGGAGAAGGCCGCGCTGCTCGCGGAGTGGAGCGCGCGGCTGCTGGCGGCGGACGGGGTCAACCACGTCGACGCCTCGCTGCTCACCGTCCATGAGAACAAGTTCTACGCCGACACCGCCGGGACCGTGACCACGCAGCAGCGGGTACGGCTGCACCCCTCGCTGACGGCCGTGTCGGTGGACGAGTCCAGCGGCGAGTTCGACTCCATGCGCACCATCGCGCCGCCGGTCGGACGCGGCTGGGAGTACCTGACCGGGACCGGCTGGGACTGGGACGACGAGCTCGCGCGGATCCCGGAACTGCTCGCCGAGAAGATGCGCGCGCCGAGCGTCGAGTCGGGCGTCTACGACCTCGTCGTGGACCCGTCCAACCTGTGGCTGACCATCCACGAGTCCATCGGCCACGCCACCGAGCTGGACCGCGCGCTCGGCTACGAGGCCGCCTACGCCGGCACCTCCTTCGCCACCTTCGACCAGCTGGGCAAGCTGCGCTACGGCTCCGACCTGATGAACGTGACGGGCGATCGCACCGCCGAGCACGGGCTCGCGACCATCGGCTACGACGACGAGGGCGTCGCGGGCCAGTCCTGGGACCTGGTGAAGGACGGCACGCTCGTCGGCTACCAGCTGGACCGGCGGATCGCGAAGCTGACCGGGTTCGAGCGCTCCAACGGGTGCGCGTTCGCCGACTCCCCCGGCCATGTGCCCGTGCAGCGCATGGCCAACGTGTCGTTGCGACCGGATCCGGCCGGGATGTCGACGGAGGATCTGATCGGCAGCGTGGACCGCGGCATCTACGTCGTCGGGGACCGGTCCTGGTCCATCGACATGCAGCGCTACAACTTCCAGTTCACCGGTCAGCGGTTCTTCAGGATCGAGAACGGGCGGATCACCGGGCAGCTGCGGGACGTCGCCTACCAGGCGACGACCACCGACTTCTGGGGCTCGATGGCCGCGGTGGGCGGTCCGCAGACGTATGTCCTGGGCGGCGCCTTCAACTGCGGCAAGGCCCAGCCGGGGCAGGTCGCGGCCGTCTCGCACGGCTGCCCGTCGGCCCTCTTCAAGGGCGTCAACATCCTCAACACCACGCAGGAGGCCGGTCGATGA
- a CDS encoding metallopeptidase TldD-related protein: MSPQSPKAHKPHEIVERALALSRADGCVVIADEQSTANLRWAGNALTTNGVTRGRTLTVVATVDGREGTASGVVSRSAVTEDELEPLVRAAEAAARGAEPAEDARPLVTGVPESPDFTDAPAETSSAVFADFAPALGEAFARARAGGRELYGFANHELVSSYLGTSTGLRLRHDQPNGTLELNAKSPDRTRSAWAGRSTRDFKDVDPAALDAELAVRLGWAQRRIELPAGRYETLLPPTAVADLLIYQMWSASGRDAVEGRTVFSKPGGGTRVGEKLTDLPLTLRSDPNEPGLESAPFVLVHSSGGDQSVFDNGLPLSATEWVRQGELNSLLTSRHSADLTGLPVAPGIDNLILDGGEDKSLEEMVANTERGLLLTCLWYIREVDPATLLLTGLTRDGVYLVENGEVSGEVNNFRFNESPVDLLGRATEAGRTEKTLPREWSDWFTRAAMPSLRIPDFNMSSVSQGV; the protein is encoded by the coding sequence ATGAGCCCTCAGTCCCCGAAGGCGCACAAGCCGCACGAGATCGTCGAGCGTGCCCTCGCGCTGTCCCGGGCCGACGGCTGTGTGGTGATCGCCGACGAGCAGTCGACCGCCAACCTGCGCTGGGCGGGCAACGCGCTCACCACGAACGGTGTGACGCGCGGGCGGACCCTCACGGTCGTCGCGACCGTCGATGGCCGGGAGGGCACCGCCTCCGGTGTCGTCTCCCGCTCGGCCGTGACCGAGGACGAGCTGGAGCCCCTGGTGCGGGCCGCCGAGGCCGCCGCGCGCGGGGCCGAACCCGCCGAGGATGCCCGGCCGCTGGTGACGGGCGTACCGGAGTCGCCCGACTTCACGGACGCGCCGGCCGAGACCTCCTCCGCCGTGTTCGCCGACTTCGCGCCGGCGCTCGGCGAGGCCTTCGCACGCGCGCGTGCGGGCGGTCGCGAGCTGTACGGCTTCGCCAACCACGAGCTGGTCTCCAGCTATCTCGGTACGTCGACGGGGCTGCGGCTGCGGCACGACCAGCCGAACGGCACGCTGGAGCTGAACGCCAAGTCGCCGGACCGCACCCGCTCGGCGTGGGCGGGCCGCTCCACCCGGGACTTCAAGGACGTCGACCCGGCGGCGCTGGACGCGGAGCTGGCCGTACGTCTCGGCTGGGCTCAGCGGCGGATCGAGCTGCCGGCCGGGCGGTACGAGACACTGCTGCCGCCGACGGCCGTCGCGGACCTGCTGATCTACCAGATGTGGTCGGCGTCGGGCCGGGACGCGGTCGAGGGCCGCACGGTGTTCTCCAAGCCGGGCGGTGGCACGCGCGTGGGCGAGAAGCTCACCGATCTGCCGCTGACGCTGCGCAGCGACCCGAACGAGCCGGGCCTGGAGTCCGCGCCCTTCGTGCTCGTGCACTCCTCCGGGGGCGACCAGTCGGTCTTCGACAACGGGCTGCCGCTGTCCGCCACCGAGTGGGTGCGCCAGGGCGAACTGAACAGCCTGCTGACCAGCCGGCACAGCGCGGACCTGACCGGCCTGCCGGTCGCGCCGGGCATCGACAACCTGATCCTGGACGGGGGCGAGGACAAGTCCCTGGAGGAGATGGTCGCGAACACCGAGCGCGGGCTGCTGCTGACCTGCCTCTGGTACATCCGCGAGGTCGACCCGGCCACGCTGCTGCTCACCGGCCTGACCCGGGACGGCGTCTATCTCGTCGAGAACGGCGAGGTCAGCGGCGAGGTGAACAACTTCCGGTTCAACGAGTCGCCGGTCGATCTGCTGGGCCGGGCCACCGAGGCCGGGCGCACGGAGAAGACGCTGCCGAGGGAGTGGAGCGACTGGTTCACCAGGGCCGCGATGCCCTCGCTGCGGATCCCCGATTTCAATATGAGCTCTGTCAGTCAGGGCGTATAA